CCCATTGGGAGAATGGCGACTTTCTTTTCATCATAAAAAGTCTCATCCGACACTCCCATCCACTCTCGCAAGCGTTCGCCACTCGCATCATCGAAGGGAATGCCTGTAGCATGAACTTTTCTTCCCGGTGCCTGGCCAGACACCATAATCCGCGCCTTGGGGTGGAGTTGTAAAACAGGACGTGGTCCATCCGGCAAATGAGTTTCACAAATCCTGCATGCACGGACTCTCGCTAACAATGATGTGTGTGCTTCCATAAAAGAGACGCCATTTATGACGTATCAACTTCCTTTTGCTTACAATTAACTTCAATCAGTCTCGGTATGTATCGGCAGATTTCGAAGATTCACGCAAATGGATCCAATCAACGAGTCGTCAAGCCGCATAAACCAGAAAAATGATAAACGGAAAATTAATCACGCTCGCTTCGCTCAAGTCGTAAAGACGCAGGGTATATAAATATGCTTATCTTCTTCACGACTTTGCGGCTTTGCGTGAGACAATTATATGGTGCACTTCAGCCTAAATCCATTATCGATATTATCGATCATTGAGGCTTACGCCCTACGACCGTGTAAGCAGTCAAAGATGCGGCGAAACAACCCCTTTCCGTTTTCTTGGCGAGCTCGCTAATCCAACTCTGCCCGACTTTCTCTGTAATCAGCTTTTCTGATACAGCACGTTCCACTGTTTGCCTTAGAAAGTATATCTTGTCTGCAGTTTCAAAGTCGGTGATAAGTGAAACACTTGGATAAGCAATCACATCCCTCAATCCAGCATCGACAAAGTAAGTTGTCAGGTATCTCCCAATCCAAGTATTGGTCAAGGAACCAGTCCACAAGTTTTCGATAATGCGGGTCAATTCCATGTCATCGGAATTCACAGAAAAGCTACCCCAGTCATTGTCATAGGCCAGCAAGAGACCACCCGGCTCAAGAACCCGGACAAGCTCTTTGATTGCTTCCCTGGGTTGCGGGACATGCTGGAGCACACGGTCAATGCGACACTTTGAAAAGTAACCCTCACCGAAAGGAATCGTCTTGATATCGCCATGAATAAACTGGACAGGCAGTTCACTGCTCCGCTTATCCGCCCATGCCTCTTTGAGCATCGCCACGCTGGAATCCATGCCTACAACAGAACCATCAGAGACCTTTTCGGCCATGCGAAAAACATCGTCTCCAATTCCGCATCCTGCATCAAGGACGTTATCATTCGGCATCAACTTCAGTCGCTCATAACTCTGACGTTTGATCGCAACGTAGTATGGCAATGAATCCAAAGTCGACAAACACCGTGAATAGACATTTTCATTTCCAGTCTTGTCAACGTTCCTGAATCCAACAGCTACATTTTCCTTACTCATATCGTATTAATTTTCCCCAGCACGGAGCTGTGCTTTTAAATGCTTGGCTGCCATGGCATAACCTCCGTTGCCGCCATCGATGAAGTGAATATGCTCCCCCTCACCCAACCAGTCGACAAAACAAGTCATCAGAGAATTATCTGATTCATGAAGCCCATAATATATTTTCCCATCATGATATAGATCATCCAGGAATGACTGAATACGTTTTGCCTGCTCAGCGCTACAATCAAGTACCATCCTCAGCATATCATCAAACTTCCGGTAGTCCGAATGGGTGTTAAAGGAATCAGCGTACTGTTTCGGATTAAAGATCAAAGGCGGGATCCCCAGCCGGAAGATCAAAACCGAAGCAGCGATCTCAACAACGCGCCTGATGAAGGCAAAAGACCACGGCGAGGCATGCAGGCGCTTCTCATTCTGATAGCTTTCTCCAAAACTATTATAACTCATCTGTGAGGTGTTAACCGGGTTGGCCTGGTCCAGTTGCCCTTCAAATACGTTATCAAGTGCCTCGATAACCTGCCGGTAAATCGCATCGCCGTTCTCACCTCTGGCGGAGACTAAAAGAGACAATGTCCGGCCGCGTTTTGCCGGGATAGGTTTCCAGCGGCATGAGAGTTTTTGCAAATTTGTGCTTCCTGAAATATCGGACTCAAACTCATAACGCCCGGGATCGCCTTTCACTTTTTTCTCTGCAAGGGAAAGGCCACCTCCCCGGAAAAAAGCGACTGACTTTTTGCCAACCAAAAGGAACTTCGCGACCTCAATAAAACTCCCTTCATCGACCAACTCATCGACCCCCACCAATCCCGTCCTCAACTCCAGACCAAACTGGGATTCGGATAGTTTCTTCAGTGCAGTTAACTCAACCTTAGCCTGCTCTTCATATTCTGCCGGTATCAACAGTGTGGCACCGTCTCCACCAAAAACATAGGGAAATTCCAAAGCCCCCAAAGCATTGTGTGCTGACACAATCGTGGCGGCACCTATCGTATTCACATCCTTGTAACGCCCTGCTTCAATTGCCTTGGTCGAGCCTTTGACATCTGTAATGATAACCTTCCAGTCCTCGGGAACCGCTTTAAAATTCGCATCCCGGGTCATGCCTTTGAAATCAGTAAAGCCTTGGAGGTCTTGGTAAAAGTCGATCGATTTCATCACTCAGGATTGCGTCATCAAGTGAGAACAGTTCCAGCCCATTCTACAATCCTCATCTTCATCTTAGTTATCAATACGCCCTGATGAAGATGAGGATTAAGCTTGGGAAATTGAGGCAAGGATCAACGACTTTTTATACTGGCGTCCGGCGGCATGAAGCATTCTCATCATTGAATGTTGATGCGTGTG
The Rubellicoccus peritrichatus DNA segment above includes these coding regions:
- a CDS encoding methyltransferase domain-containing protein; amino-acid sequence: MSKENVAVGFRNVDKTGNENVYSRCLSTLDSLPYYVAIKRQSYERLKLMPNDNVLDAGCGIGDDVFRMAEKVSDGSVVGMDSSVAMLKEAWADKRSSELPVQFIHGDIKTIPFGEGYFSKCRIDRVLQHVPQPREAIKELVRVLEPGGLLLAYDNDWGSFSVNSDDMELTRIIENLWTGSLTNTWIGRYLTTYFVDAGLRDVIAYPSVSLITDFETADKIYFLRQTVERAVSEKLITEKVGQSWISELAKKTERGCFAASLTAYTVVGRKPQ
- a CDS encoding DUF3095 domain-containing protein; this translates as MKSIDFYQDLQGFTDFKGMTRDANFKAVPEDWKVIITDVKGSTKAIEAGRYKDVNTIGAATIVSAHNALGALEFPYVFGGDGATLLIPAEYEEQAKVELTALKKLSESQFGLELRTGLVGVDELVDEGSFIEVAKFLLVGKKSVAFFRGGGLSLAEKKVKGDPGRYEFESDISGSTNLQKLSCRWKPIPAKRGRTLSLLVSARGENGDAIYRQVIEALDNVFEGQLDQANPVNTSQMSYNSFGESYQNEKRLHASPWSFAFIRRVVEIAASVLIFRLGIPPLIFNPKQYADSFNTHSDYRKFDDMLRMVLDCSAEQAKRIQSFLDDLYHDGKIYYGLHESDNSLMTCFVDWLGEGEHIHFIDGGNGGYAMAAKHLKAQLRAGEN